TTTGGCGAAGAAGAAAAGATTGATCCCGTATTGAGACACTGGTCTTTTCAAGCTATTTTTTCGGATAATCCAAATAAGCATACCCAGTGGGCAAACAGAGGACAGAACACCAGTTCTTCTGCAACACATAGTTTTATTGAAAACATGGTTTCATTAAACAAGAGCTTCACATTGATGAGCCTCATTGAAAATCTGCTGATCAGAGCAACTCTACACAGTGGACTGTTAATAATTAGTTGTCTGTTACAATAATCTCAGGAGCACTCAGTTTAGAGGGAAtagtgccacctagtggccacATTATTTTGGAAGATTTTCTCTTTTATCTTCAGAGTGTATTTGGACGCAtgcgtgctgtatcttgtgtgaaataggctttttacagccatatcattcgcaccagctacagggcaggagtTAATGCCGGCAGATAGTGGCTGTCATGGCATCGCCTTTGTGTTAGAAACTACACGTATGCTTGGCACAagatagcaaagaaaatgtgtatgaaaGGGAAAATTGACTGTATAAacacattgtatatacagtacatcctgatttatggagttaatgaaaacatttttccttactaaaccacaattttttattaatggttatatttaaaaaatgttttttgcatgtgttctgattagactttatattacacatatgcctGTGTCTAtcctgtgttctgtctgttaacatacggcaagtaacgtatagccgAGGCGGACTTAtaaccagattcaaatggaaacgtgtcTTGAGATCCACTTAGATTTGAATATTGTCGAGCgtacgctcaagttccgtgctcacTTTAAAAACGCAACTTTTGTGCCGGTTGCGTTCGAAGGTGACTCAATCCCAGAGatgatatatttaaattaagTAAAGCCtgaatgtattgtgcttcttTTATAGGTGACCCGGTTTTGGGGAAGAATTATTTACTGGATGATTATAACCTGCCCTATTAACTTTTTATATCTTAGCCAAAACATGGCATCGCGGGGTACGACAGAGACAAGTAAACTCCGTCAGAACCTAGAAGAACAGCTGGATCGCCTGATGCAGCAGCTGCAGGACCTGGAGGAATGCAGGTAATGTTCCGGCTCTTCCCGCAGCAACGTGTTGCTGCCACCGTCTGCCCACTGCGGGAAGGGGGGGGCCGGGGGTTGGGGTGTAATTATCTCTGGATACAGCTATCCTGCGTTTATTACAACCAGTCGAATAATTCTGGGACTGTGAGTGCTTGTACGCCCCTTATGTTTAGTGACTGACTACCCTACCCCTCTAGATGTGTCTCCTGCTTGCACATTTGCAGCCAACtggttaaaaaatgttttaagtgtTGGTAAAGAATAATTACTGCTTCTAAGACTAGACGTGGCTCTCGTCTTTCAGAGAGGAGCTGGACGCCGATGAGTACGAGGAAACGAAGAGAGAAACGTTGGAGCAGTTGAGTGAGTTTAGCGATTCGCTGCAGAAAATTGTCGCAGGAAACATGACGCTGGTGGATGAGCTCAGCGGGATGCAGCTGGTGAGTTATATATCACGCACGTCGCAGGCACAGTTATCTGCTTCCATTGATTATTGCTCCATGTCAACCGCAGCCTCCATACAGCTTCCCAGGGCAGGGGAAGGCGGACAACACATACggctagactttttttttttttttttagagaaccCCCACTTTTGTGTCTGATCTGAAAAGATCATCTAGGACTCCATGGGTAGGAAGAGTTTCTTCCTTGTCAGGCATGTTTATCCCAGGGCAAGATTTCCTTGTGGTCCTTCTCTGTTTTGAATTACTAAAATTCCCTTTAATCAACTCCTGGTGTCGCCATAAAATTACAACGTCACTCTCTCCCCTTGTTGTGCAGGGCTTCAGTGAGAAGCCCTGCTGGCGTAAGATTATTATCCCACTGCAACAGAGGTTCTATATTCAGCTGGACAGCGAGTGCACGCTAGACTGAGAAGGTTGAACGCTCCTTCCTACAATGTTGTTTagaagagaagggaggcagatcaCAGCTGATGCATGTATAAGACAGCCGCACTTTATACACAGAGTACTCTGCGGAAGAGAGGCGGGCGTTCCACCCTTCTCAGCCTGGCATGCACTTACACACTTTGCTGCTAGTTTTACTCCAGCAGGGCTTGTTTTTGAAGCCCTGCCCAAAAATTATATGGGAATGAAACAGTGggctggtatgccataccgccacttctcctactgctttcattgtatcactatcacgTTCCAGTCACATATATACCTTGTCATGGATCGGGTTAGGGGTACCATCTTTTGAGGTAGACGGATGCATTTTACACTCAATCAGAAAAATAtgtcacaccagtccagtgctttgGTTTAAACatcctcagctagttttattcactagaatgaaaataaaaaaatcgtAAACAAAATCCTTGCTTGTCTGACTTCTAACTAATATACAGGAACTCCCTCTCCAAAATGAGtgacctagtgtcccacacacatacaaaacaacagaACTTACTGATCACAAATTTCGGTGTCTCTCAGGAATTATCTAACCTCCTCCCCAGCTTTTGAGAGTCTAATTGAGCTGCCTTTTATCAGAACCACGcaggtgcagctcctgattaccagcagattGTCTTGATAACTTGGAAGACCCAGAATGagccttatgaatggagcccacccttctctctccattcataccccagggacccttataccAGCTTTTTCTAAAGCTGAAACAAACGTTTCCCAACAAAAACAATATGCCTGGGGGTTTCAAAACACATATGACCGAAATTTAGGATTTATATACCTGCATTTTgctactttcccagtgcttcggtcacagtatacacacacagtggtggatgtgggggtgcatatggtggtatgtcatacagccacttctcctactgctgtgATTGTAACACTGTCACATTACAGTCACTCACGTTTTGCATACCCCCATTTCTAAATTTCAACTTCGACCACAGGCTAGAGGTATATTTAATGGAGTGCTTACTTATCTTTTAAAGCTCAAAATCCAGGTGTGAGGCTGCAAACATCAATTTAGCAATTTTTTCTTGATGGGTTGAAGTAGCTTGGTAATTGTAAGCTAATATAAACGCATTAAATGTTTAGATTCCTGctttaaaatgattttattaagCTGTTGTTCATTGAAACCTCCTCCACACAGTCAGTGAGACCTTTGAGTACCTTTTTTTGGTttattaaagagttttttaagcaTTAACTATCCCAAAAAGTTATTGTAATCtctagcaaccaaccagattctaactcATTTTTGTTGCACAGTTTATAAGTTAAAAGCCTAAAtggttactatgggttacagGAACTTTTGACGTACTTGTCTTTTGCATTCGCTTTCTATCAAGTCCACAAAAGTCTTTTTAAAGCGGACGTCCGGACTTGTACTCGGCCCACATCTCCCAACCAGTTACTGGAGTCACGTAGAATTAATACTGTTTACATTCCTCCTTGTCGATCAGGCTATTCAAGCAGCGATCAGCCAAGCCTTTAAGACCCCCGAAGTCATCAGGATGTTTGCTAAGAAGCAGCCTGGACAGTTGAGGTCACGGTTGGCAGACGTACGATATcattctcttaaaaaaaaataccgcTGTGCCTGGTCGGTGGCAAGTTGTGTATAATCTGTTCTCCTAACGTTTAGATGGATCGGGACCTAATGGTGGGTAAACTGGGACGAGATCTCTACACACAGCAGAAAGGGGAGATCCTCACTGCGCTGCGGAAACTGGGAGAGAAGGTAAAACGTCTCTTCAAATGGATTTATCTATCTGACGATACAATAGTTTTGtgggtaaatataaaatgatcgCTCCCCTCCGTGACTGGCGCATGGTGCACGCCAAGAGCCTCCAGTTTGCATTATACATAAAAGAATTGCGCAAAGGCTGTACACAGGTAGTAATTAGTGACTCCCCCACTGAGAACAGGTTTATTGATGGAATGTACACAATGTTTTGGGGGAGGATCCCCTGCAGGTCTTAGAGAAGACTGACTGCACCTAAAACGTTGtgttcttttctgtttttgtatcaataaacttaTCGCCAATCACCACATTTCCTTATCGCCCATCGACCTTAAGATTTTTGCCAAGATCTTATCCACCGTACCTAACAACATCCTACCCTCCTTCATATGCCAGGACCAGGCTGGTTTTGTCCCCACCCAACAGGAACCTAATTTTGGGGAGTCACTAGACTCGGAGTATTGGGTGGTTATTTGACAGTGGGTAACGTCCTCCAAAAATGTttgcattgaaaaaaaataataaaaaaaatgcttacaaGGGACATTTTTGGTGGTGTCCCAACAAAACTGAATTCAGTTTATCTGGTTTATATTGTGATCAGAAGTCTGATTTTCTCTGGCAGAACAATTATGGACCCGTCTTGCATCCTCTGCGTATTCTAGATGTCCCTGAACATACTAATAGTCTTATCAGACACAATCTTCGCACTTTCTTGATTcactcataggggggtattcaattgacggcgggatcgccgaaaatcccgctctctaaaaatattaccgttaatacggtaatcctgcgcgtaaattaccgtattaacggtaatatttttagagcgcaggattttcggcgatcccgccgtcagttgaataccccccatagaatcCAGTTAGTTTCTGTAATTCTTCTAGTGCAGTTAATATATTGAAAGCGGATATCTGGCTGTCATGGGTTCACTCAACCTCTTTTTCCT
Above is a genomic segment from Mixophyes fleayi isolate aMixFle1 chromosome 11, aMixFle1.hap1, whole genome shotgun sequence containing:
- the LZIC gene encoding protein LZIC, translating into MASRGTTETSKLRQNLEEQLDRLMQQLQDLEECREELDADEYEETKRETLEQLSEFSDSLQKIVAGNMTLVDELSGMQLAIQAAISQAFKTPEVIRMFAKKQPGQLRSRLADMDRDLMVGKLGRDLYTQQKGEILTALRKLGEKLTPEDEAFLSENAGAALSQFQKVSEGLGSGDKVLALASIEVENTKK